From the Acidovorax sp. NCPPB 3576 genome, the window GGTTTCTGAGCCAGTCGGCGCTCTGGACGACCGAGCGCTGCGTGGCCATCGTGGGCAGCCGCAATCCCACGGCGCAGGGCGCCGACCATGCGCGGCAGTTCGCGCGTGCGCTGCGCAGCGCACACCTGTGCATCGTCTCCGGCCTGGCGCTCGGGGTGGATGCCGCGGCGCACGAAGGTGCGCTGGACGGTGGGGCAAGCAACGAGGCCGGTGACCTGCCCGCGACCATCGCCGTGGTGGGAACAGGGCTGGACCGCGTCTATCCGCGCAAGAACCTGGACCTGGCCCACCGCATCGCGCAAAACGGCGTGCTGGTGAGCGAATACCCGCTGGGCACGCCGCCGCTGGCGGGCAATTTTCCGAAGCGCAACCGCATCATCGCGGGGCTGTCTCAAGGCACGCTGGTCGTGGAAGCCGCGCTGGCTTCGGGCTCGCTGATCACGGCCCGGCTGGCGGCCGAGCAGGGGCGGGAGGTGTTCGCCATCCCTGGCTCGATCCATGCGCCGCAGTCCCGCGGTTGCCATGCTTTGATCCGGCAAGGCGCCAAGCTGGTCGAGTCCGCACAGGATGTGCTGGAAGAGTTGCGTCTGGCGCCGCCCGGGGTGCCACTGGCTGCCTCCACGGCCGAAGCGCTCTCGCTGGAGAGCGATGAAGAGGAGTCCACGGGAGAACACGCAGCGCTGCTGCAGGCATTGGGGTTCGATCCCACCGGACTGGATGCCCTGGTGGCGCGCACCGGCATGGGCGCGGCGTCGCTGCAGGTGGCCTTGCTCGAGCTTGAATTGGAGGGGCAGGTGGCCCGATTGCCCGGAGGTCTCTTTCAGCGCATGGGGCGGGCTTGAGGCCGGCCGCGCTGACGGCAGCGCCGGCCTCGCCACCCACCACCCATCACAAGCCCAGCATCAGCTTCAGGTTCTGCACCGCCGCGCCGCTTGCGCCCTTGCCGAGATTGTCCAGGCGGGCCACCAGCACCGCGTGGCGGTAGGTTTCATTGGCAAACACGCGCAGTTCGAGCTGGTTGGTGTCGTTGAGCGCCAGGGCGTCCAGCTTGCCGTCGTCCGTCGGCGGCAGCACCTTGACCCATCGGTCCGGCGTGTTGCTCTTGTCG encodes:
- the dprA gene encoding DNA-processing protein DprA, translating into MDRDELAAWLRLALTPGVGNGAARRLLAAFGLPQNLFTASQAALQACATPAQARALGTVPPTLDALVETTWQWLNGAASGQPARQIVTLGDPAYPPGLLATEDPPLMLYLMGPPRFLSQSALWTTERCVAIVGSRNPTAQGADHARQFARALRSAHLCIVSGLALGVDAAAHEGALDGGASNEAGDLPATIAVVGTGLDRVYPRKNLDLAHRIAQNGVLVSEYPLGTPPLAGNFPKRNRIIAGLSQGTLVVEAALASGSLITARLAAEQGREVFAIPGSIHAPQSRGCHALIRQGAKLVESAQDVLEELRLAPPGVPLAASTAEALSLESDEEESTGEHAALLQALGFDPTGLDALVARTGMGAASLQVALLELELEGQVARLPGGLFQRMGRA